CTAAGTAAGATACAAGTAGACATGGTAGGAGAAAAGCTAAGAAAGTTAGGTATAGATTACGAATTAGTTGAAATCAAAACTAAAGCTGATCTTTTTTTAAATGAACCATTAGCCAAACTGGGAAAGGGAGTATTTGAGAAGGAAGTTAATGAAGCAGTATTAATGGGAAAAGCTGATATCGCAGTACACAGCATGAAGGATATATTGTCAGAGTTCAATCAAGAACTTGAGATATTTGCAGTTTTAGAGAGAGACCCGCCTAACGATATATTAATTACAGAAAAACCTTTACATAAGTTAGAACCAAATACAGTCATAGGAACAAGCAGTATAAGAAGAAAGAACTTTCTTACATATATAAAACCAAATGTCAGTGTTAAAGATATTAGAGGGAATGTAGATACAAGAATAAGAAAGTATCTAGCAGGGGAATACTCTGGTCTAATTCTAGCTGAAGCCTCAATAAAGAGACTTAAACTTGACCTAAAATATTATAGACTTAACGTGTACGATTTTACTCCGGAAGCCAATCAAGGCATTGTGGTCGTATTGGGTAGGAAAAATGATGAAAGAATTAAGAAAATACTAAAAGACATTAGTGATCAGAATACATTAGATGAGGCATTAGCGGAAAGGGCTACCATTAGTATAATTGGAGGAGGATGCCATTCTCCAGTAGGAGTACTATTCAAGAAAGAGGGAAAAGAATTATATGGTATTGCAAGCTACAGCGACGGAAGGAAGAAGATTACCGTAACCATCAGTAAAACCGGAGACCCAAACAATTTAGGAACTGAATTAGGATTATTACTAAGGAAGGAGATAAAAAATGAAGGTATTATTTCTTAGGCCAATTAGCGAATATGAGAATACTGATGAATACTTTTTAATACTACAACATAAAAATATCGAAGTATTAAATATACCTATCTTCAAAATTTCATGCCTCCCTTACTTCTTGTCAAATTATGATTATGAGGCTATAGCATTTACTAGCAGAAATTCTGTTTTATGCTTTAAAGATTACGACATACTTAAGAAGAGTAAAGTATACGCGATTGGAGAAGAAACCGCAGACTTGCTTATAAAAATGCTTAGAATAAATCCAGTAATACCAGATAAATTTACTAGTATTAGTTTAGCTGAAAAAATACTTAAGGATAAAATAAATAATGTATTGGCTGTAAGGAGTAAAAAAGCTTCAGATGACATGAAGAATTTACTTAAGGATAAGATTAAGTACGATGAAATCTATGTTTATGATTTAGAAATTTTGGCAGAAAACGTACAAAAAGTGATTGAAATCATAAGGGAGTGTAAAATCGATGCAATAGCATTAACTAGTTCAATGATGGCTAAAATAATAGGACCTGCTATTAATCCGCAATGCCAAATTAAAGTATTCAGTATAGGACCTATGACGACTGACGCATTAAAGCGAGTTAATAATGAGGTAAAAATAATAGAAAGTAAAACTCATTCTATTAAAGGTATTGTAGAAACCATTTTAATGGAGATGGAACAAAATGGATAATATTAAAGATTTAACACTTAAAGTTCTTAAAAAAATTGATGATACTATAATTGATGCTAGCCTTCAAATCAAATACTATCAAGGCTTTAAGGACAGATTTGATGTATTTGGACAATATGAAAATGCTTTAGGTATTTTTGAATTTGCAATAAGTTTCGATAGAAAAGGTAATTTAAAGAGGTCTCACATTAACATGATATCGCCTAAGAATATAAGAAAGGAATTAGAAAAGAAAATATATAAAGATTAGGTGCATAATTTGAAGACTCTATTAATGGTCATTGATGGAGTTAGTTACACTATCTTTGATCAATTCAGATATAATTTGGAAACAATGAATAATCTAGTTGAAAATGGCGTATTTGGTAAATTAGAAAGCGTCTTTCCTACAGTAACACCTGTAGCTCTAGCTTCATTATTCACGGGCAAACTACCTGCAAACCACGGCATAACTTCGACAAAGATTTTTGTTAAAGGAAATAGCTTAAGTAAACCACTTTTAGCACATAGTAGTATATCATTAAATGCTGATCCAATATGGTATATCTTAGCAAAAAATGGATATAAAGTATTAGTAGTTTCTGCTCCTCAGGCATTACCAGATAAATGGAAATTAAATAACTTGCTATTATTTGATCCATATAAAGCTAAAATTAAAGAATGTAGTAAGGGATATCTACTTAATATAGGGAATAATACTATAAATGGTGTAAAGATAAATGTTGAAAATAATAATGGGAAATATAAGCTTGAAATCATTGATATAGAAAATAATACTTTAACACTTAATTTAGATTTAAATGAATGGACACCTCCCCTTGAGGTAAAAATGAAGTGTAAAGATAAGGAAGTTAAAGGCGTATTTAGATTAAAAGGCTTAAGCAGTGGAATATATATAACTCCACCTACATTTTTAATTCCTAATTGGTCGAATAATCATGAATTACAAAATGAAGTTTGGGAAAACGTTGTTAAAAAATATGGAATGATACTAGATGGAGACTACCTATCTCTAAAATCGAATATTATCAGTTTTAACGACTATTATGAAACCTTAAAATTTGCATATGAGTTCTTCTATAATTACTCTCTGTTTCTACTTAAACGAGCAGATTGGGATTTTGCAATAACATATTTACCAATAGTTGATAATATACAGCATTTACTTCTTGGTGTGAATGACTCTAAATCGTTAGATTATATATTTCAAGTATATAAATTAGCTGATAATTTCGTAAAAGCACATTTAGAATTAGTCGATAATATAATTATTTGCTCGGATCATGGAATAAATAAAATTAAAAAAAGAGTATATATTAATAGATTATTGGAAAAACTTAATGTGTTGAAGATATCTGATGACAAAATAGATTGGAAAAAAACTAAGGCCTATTATGGAGGAGGAGGGATTATAAGAATTAATCTAAAGGAGAGAGAAAAATTTGGAATTGTTAGTAAAAATGAATTTACTAAACTAATTAAATATCTGACGGTAAATCTGGAGAAACTAGAAGATCCAGAAACTGGTGAGAGGATATTCACTGTGATATATTCTAATGAAACACCTGCTAGCGATAGACAGGGTGATATAATTATTAAAGGAGTTAATCCAAAATATTCAATTTCAAGTAGCATAGAAAAAAACGATATATTTGAGAGTGTCATTCCCTATAATACAGTCACTGCTGATCATGGTTACTATGGAAACGATGATATTAACGGAATTGTTATATTTTATGGGAAGAGTTTTGCAAAAAGAAGAATAAATATGAAGATAATTGATATTGCTCCAACAATATTGAAAATCTATGGATTAATTTATAGAGCCGATGGGAAAATTATTAATGAGGTCTTCAGAAATGAATATGCCAGTAGTGCTAAGCAAAAAACACAGAAGGCCTAGAAGTTTCAAAGATTGTGAGCCAGGATTACCATATACTGAGATAATAAATAATGGTAAGAGAATAAATTTATGCAATTTTAATTATCATAAGAAATATGTAAAAATAGGGATTCCTTTTGAAAATGATATATTACATAATAAGGTGCTACGTAAATTTCCTAAACTTGTGAAATTCTACTCAAGGCATATAATTAATCTACCGAATACAATAGAAGCTGAAAGCAAAAATAAAGAAGTGGAATTCATTAACGTACAAAACCTTATCATAGGAAGTGGTACAGCCGGATTAGGAGTACTATCTGAAATAGACAGAAAAGAAAGAACAATCTTAATCTCATCTGACGTAGAATCGAACACCAACATAGAATATCCGTTACCACAGATTAATAAAGATGAATTTTCAAAATTATTAAAGAACATTATAAAAGAAAACCAAGATAGGATATTGGAGGGCATTCTATTAGGAAAATTCGATGAAGGAATAGGATTTCTCACTAAAAATAAAATATTAGTAATAAGGGCTAACAAGATCTTCTTGACAACTGGTAGTAGATATATCCCACCATTATTTGAGGGAAATGATACGCCAGGTCTCATATCTAAGAACCTTTACTTAAGGCATATGAAGAATGAAGAAGATATAGTTACAATAGGGAATAGTGACGATATTCTTAAGATTCTGTCTAATCTAAAGAAGAGAAGAATTCTGATAACCAATGGTATCCTCTTCCTTTCGAAATATTATAGAGAATTGATGAATGAACTTGGGATAGAAATAATAAAGACAAGCGATTTAAAAATACATAGAGAGAGAAACAAATTGAGAATAACAACTGAAGAATACGAATTCTACTCTAATATTGCAATTTACGCAATAGTTAAGCAACCAAAGATAGATCATTCTTCCAATATAGGTGTTCCATATAGTTTCGATAATTATTATCATATTTACATGCCAAATCATAATATACAAGGTAAATTTAATGAAAACGTATACTTAGCGGGGGGAATGCGAGGAATATCGGATGAGTACACATCATTTATAAGCGGAAGAGCTACCTTAAATGAAAAATATCTGGACGAGCTTATATATAATTTGAGAGAGTATACATACATTTATAACTACTATTACCAAAAAGATAATAATAAAAGAAATCCTTCTCCTTACATATATGGGAATAACGGTTATGTATGTGAATGTGAAGACGTAACATTAAAGGAGATAATGAAACAAGTTAAAAGAGGGTTTAATAAAGTCGAACACATAAAAAGAACAACAGGTTTAGGTACAGGTGAGTGTCAAGGAAAGTTTTGCACATATTCTTTAGGAAGCTTTCTAAATGATAATCAACTTATCACGTTTAGAACACCTCTTTATAGGCTGGTGATTTAGTTGATTATAATAATAGGCGCTGGATCTCACGGATTAAGTTTAGCATATCATCTAATAAAAAAAGGTTATACAAAAAACGATATAGCATTAGTAGAGTGGAAGAGGATAGGTTATGGGTCAAGTAGTAGAAATGCCTCTCGTTACAGATACCATTTTAATAGTAAAGAGAACGTAGAGTATGCATTAGAAGCTATAAAATATTTAAAGAAACAAGCAAAAGAACTGGAATATAACACCATGCTAATGAGAACTGGTTATTTATGGCTCATTGATGGAGAGCAAGAATATAAACTGTTTAGAAAATTAGATAGTTTTTGGAGATCATACAACATAGGTGGAAAATTCATAGACTGCGAGAAATATTCGTATTTAAAGTTTGATGGAAACTGTTATTTAGCTCCTCAAGATGGTGCTTTTCATCATGATTATATATTATATAGTTATTACTACTCTATAAAAGATAAGGTCTCAATAATTTACGATAAAGCAGTTTCATTAATAAGTAGTAGAAATAGGGTAGAAGGCGTAAAGTTAAGTAGTGGAAAAGAACTACAAGGAGATAAGATCGTAATTACTGCAGGAGCATGGAGTAACGAAATAATGTCAAGTATAGGCTTAAATGTACCAATATTTCCCGAGAAGAAAGAAATCTACATAACAGAACCATTAAGATATTTTATCGAACCTTTAATCATAAACTCCAAGCTTCAGATCTATTTCTCACAGACCTTAAAAGGAGAAATAATAGGAGGCATAGAAGATAAGAGAGAATACAAATTTGAGGAATTCACAATATCTATAAACACGATTATAAAATTCCTCAAAACTATTAAAAATTTGGTAAAAGGAATTGATGGAATTGGCATATTAAGGGGCTGGTCAGGATATTACGAAATGACCCCAGATAGTTCTCACGTTATGGGGTATTCTGATGATTGGCCAGAGGGATTATTCATAGATGCGGGATATAGTGGTCATGGAATGATGTTTGCTCCTTACTCTGGTAAAATAATGGCTGATCTTATTGCAGATAGCTATAAAAGTAAGTTTATTGATATATTCTCTCCCTCAAGATTTAATATGAATAGACTAATAAATGAGACATTAGTAATATAATCATGGCATGCTAATTGCAACCTTTCCAAGTTTTCTAGAAATATAATCAGCAAGTTCTTTAGCATAACTTTTTCTCCCGCCATCAGTTATGATGTATTTTGCGGACGTAGTAGATGCGTAATATATTAAATCATCAAAGTCTGCGTGATCACTAAATGAAACTATATAAGATTTGCTATCTAGCTTTCTCACTATATCTCTGAACTCCCATCCACTTAATAAGAAATTAAAATAATTGCCATTTCTTCGTTTGAATTCATTATAATGTGAGAAAATTATATACCAACTATCTCGCATTATCTCTTTAGCTTCAGCCTCGGTTTCATCAAAAACTTGTGTTATATTGTAGCCATGTTTTATCGCTATTTTGGTCATTTTAGAAATTTTACCGCTTGTTATAAAAGGAGCATCAATACCCATCTTTCTTAAACTAACCATTACTTCTTGTAATTTACCATG
The nucleotide sequence above comes from Sulfolobus tengchongensis. Encoded proteins:
- a CDS encoding uroporphyrinogen-III synthase, with the translated sequence MKVLFLRPISEYENTDEYFLILQHKNIEVLNIPIFKISCLPYFLSNYDYEAIAFTSRNSVLCFKDYDILKKSKVYAIGEETADLLIKMLRINPVIPDKFTSISLAEKILKDKINNVLAVRSKKASDDMKNLLKDKIKYDEIYVYDLEILAENVQKVIEIIRECKIDAIALTSSMMAKIIGPAINPQCQIKVFSIGPMTTDALKRVNNEVKIIESKTHSIKGIVETILMEMEQNG
- the hemC gene encoding hydroxymethylbilane synthase — encoded protein: MKIRIAARGSKLSKIQVDMVGEKLRKLGIDYELVEIKTKADLFLNEPLAKLGKGVFEKEVNEAVLMGKADIAVHSMKDILSEFNQELEIFAVLERDPPNDILITEKPLHKLEPNTVIGTSSIRRKNFLTYIKPNVSVKDIRGNVDTRIRKYLAGEYSGLILAEASIKRLKLDLKYYRLNVYDFTPEANQGIVVVLGRKNDERIKKILKDISDQNTLDEALAERATISIIGGGCHSPVGVLFKKEGKELYGIASYSDGRKKITVTISKTGDPNNLGTELGLLLRKEIKNEGIIS
- a CDS encoding alkaline phosphatase family protein, coding for MHNLKTLLMVIDGVSYTIFDQFRYNLETMNNLVENGVFGKLESVFPTVTPVALASLFTGKLPANHGITSTKIFVKGNSLSKPLLAHSSISLNADPIWYILAKNGYKVLVVSAPQALPDKWKLNNLLLFDPYKAKIKECSKGYLLNIGNNTINGVKINVENNNGKYKLEIIDIENNTLTLNLDLNEWTPPLEVKMKCKDKEVKGVFRLKGLSSGIYITPPTFLIPNWSNNHELQNEVWENVVKKYGMILDGDYLSLKSNIISFNDYYETLKFAYEFFYNYSLFLLKRADWDFAITYLPIVDNIQHLLLGVNDSKSLDYIFQVYKLADNFVKAHLELVDNIIICSDHGINKIKKRVYINRLLEKLNVLKISDDKIDWKKTKAYYGGGGIIRINLKEREKFGIVSKNEFTKLIKYLTVNLEKLEDPETGERIFTVIYSNETPASDRQGDIIIKGVNPKYSISSSIEKNDIFESVIPYNTVTADHGYYGNDDINGIVIFYGKSFAKRRINMKIIDIAPTILKIYGLIYRADGKIINEVFRNEYASSAKQKTQKA
- a CDS encoding FAD-binding oxidoreductase, which codes for MIIIIGAGSHGLSLAYHLIKKGYTKNDIALVEWKRIGYGSSSRNASRYRYHFNSKENVEYALEAIKYLKKQAKELEYNTMLMRTGYLWLIDGEQEYKLFRKLDSFWRSYNIGGKFIDCEKYSYLKFDGNCYLAPQDGAFHHDYILYSYYYSIKDKVSIIYDKAVSLISSRNRVEGVKLSSGKELQGDKIVITAGAWSNEIMSSIGLNVPIFPEKKEIYITEPLRYFIEPLIINSKLQIYFSQTLKGEIIGGIEDKREYKFEEFTISINTIIKFLKTIKNLVKGIDGIGILRGWSGYYEMTPDSSHVMGYSDDWPEGLFIDAGYSGHGMMFAPYSGKIMADLIADSYKSKFIDIFSPSRFNMNRLINETLVI
- a CDS encoding NAD(P)/FAD-dependent oxidoreductase, which gives rise to MNMPVVLSKKHRRPRSFKDCEPGLPYTEIINNGKRINLCNFNYHKKYVKIGIPFENDILHNKVLRKFPKLVKFYSRHIINLPNTIEAESKNKEVEFINVQNLIIGSGTAGLGVLSEIDRKERTILISSDVESNTNIEYPLPQINKDEFSKLLKNIIKENQDRILEGILLGKFDEGIGFLTKNKILVIRANKIFLTTGSRYIPPLFEGNDTPGLISKNLYLRHMKNEEDIVTIGNSDDILKILSNLKKRRILITNGILFLSKYYRELMNELGIEIIKTSDLKIHRERNKLRITTEEYEFYSNIAIYAIVKQPKIDHSSNIGVPYSFDNYYHIYMPNHNIQGKFNENVYLAGGMRGISDEYTSFISGRATLNEKYLDELIYNLREYTYIYNYYYQKDNNKRNPSPYIYGNNGYVCECEDVTLKEIMKQVKRGFNKVEHIKRTTGLGTGECQGKFCTYSLGSFLNDNQLITFRTPLYRLVI